In Terriglobia bacterium, a single genomic region encodes these proteins:
- a CDS encoding M48 family metallopeptidase — protein MWELVRANQRRAATLVVLMAGLLLLVGYAVGESLARGAGTVGLFAAFLVWIVLTLVSYYSGDSILLSLAGARKIAKQDNPVLFDVVEEMCIAAGIAKVPDVYVIDDAAPNAFATGRDPEHAAVAVTAGLLETLDRNELQGVIAHELGHVRNRDVLYMMMVGIMMGTIVLLADLGTRVLFFGGGRRRTSSREGGQGQLVIALVAIVLMILAPIIAQLIYLAVSRRREYLADASSALYTRYPEGLASALEKISRSPAKLASASRATAPMYIVNPMSVSARGLADLTATHPPITERVRILRAMAGGAGLARYDEAFRKVTGRAVGVVPYASLEAAAHAPTAPAAQDTTARLERVRRTTDMLWRLNRYAFVACACGTTLKIPPAYLGREIGCPHCGAPHRVEPQAA, from the coding sequence GTGTGGGAGCTGGTTCGCGCCAATCAACGCCGCGCCGCCACCCTGGTGGTGCTCATGGCGGGCCTGCTCCTCCTCGTGGGCTACGCGGTCGGGGAATCGCTGGCCCGGGGGGCGGGAACGGTCGGGCTGTTCGCGGCCTTTCTCGTCTGGATCGTCCTCACGCTGGTGAGCTACTACTCCGGCGACTCGATCCTCCTTTCGCTCGCCGGGGCCCGCAAGATCGCCAAGCAGGACAACCCCGTGCTCTTCGACGTCGTGGAGGAGATGTGCATCGCCGCAGGCATCGCCAAGGTTCCCGACGTCTACGTCATCGACGACGCGGCGCCGAACGCGTTTGCAACCGGGCGCGATCCCGAGCACGCCGCGGTGGCGGTCACCGCCGGGCTCCTGGAGACGCTCGACCGCAACGAGCTGCAGGGGGTCATCGCTCACGAGCTCGGTCACGTCAGGAACCGCGACGTCCTGTACATGATGATGGTCGGCATCATGATGGGCACCATCGTGCTGCTCGCCGACCTCGGCACCCGCGTGCTGTTCTTCGGCGGAGGACGGCGGAGGACGTCGTCGCGTGAGGGCGGCCAGGGGCAGCTCGTGATCGCGCTCGTCGCGATCGTCCTCATGATCCTGGCGCCGATCATCGCCCAGCTGATCTATCTCGCGGTGTCGCGCCGCCGCGAGTACCTGGCGGACGCCTCCTCGGCCCTCTACACGCGCTACCCCGAGGGGCTGGCGAGCGCCCTCGAGAAGATCTCCCGCTCGCCGGCCAAGCTGGCGTCGGCGTCGAGGGCCACGGCCCCGATGTACATCGTCAATCCGATGAGCGTCTCGGCTCGCGGCCTCGCCGATCTCACGGCCACCCACCCGCCGATCACAGAGCGCGTCCGCATCCTCCGTGCGATGGCGGGCGGCGCGGGCCTCGCGCGCTACGACGAGGCGTTCCGCAAGGTGACGGGGAGGGCGGTGGGCGTGGTCCCGTACGCATCGCTCGAGGCCGCGGCTCACGCCCCCACGGCTCCGGCCGCCCAAGACACGACCGCGCGCCTCGAGAGGGTGCGGCGGACCACCGACATGCTGTGGCGCCTCAACCGGTACGCCTTCGTCGCCTGCGCCTGCGGGACCACGCTCAAGATCCCTCCGGCCTACCTCGGCCGGGAGATCGGCTGCCCGCACTGCGGCGCCCCGCATCGCGTGGAGCCACAGGCGGCCTGA
- a CDS encoding tetratricopeptide repeat protein translates to MTGAGRRVAASRRAPESSAAPATGTRPARVAVISAALLVLILAAYPGVLRNGFVNYDDQVYVTENPHVQAGLNGDSVAWAFTTTDQANWHPLTWLSHMLDVQLYGLDAGKHHSTSLILHAANALLLFLLLVRVTGALWRCAFVAALFAVHPLHVESVAWIAERKDVLSTLFWLLTLAAWLGYLGSRTAVRYALVVALYAAALMAKPMPVTLPFTLLLLDFWPLRRLAPPPGESREALPRLLLEKAPLVLMSVASCVVTFAAQRSGGSVETLQDFTFGERLANAALAYVSYLGKTLWPASLAVFYPHPHASPATWPVAAAALVLAAVTGISLRLASRAPFLAFGWLWYLGTLVPVIGLIQVGSQAMADRYTYVPLIGIFVAIAWGLSELGRRDRRTRYAIAGACAASLVALLPATRAQVGHWAGSEALYGHALAVTSDNWLAEEYLGRALFEQGKTDEAIVRYTESLRIHPGFAGGHNDLGIAFAQQGRIPEAIDQYDRALRLRPGSAEAHNNLGVALVRQGRVTEAIEQYEQALRLNPDLADACGNLGYALDRVGRRSEAIAQLERAVRLRPGSAGTHLGLGNALVGAGRVDAAIEQFGEALRLKPDSAEALNNLGLALTAANRLSEAIERFREALGVRPDFAEAHNNLGVALAHLSRSAEALEHFRQAVRLQPEFDQARANLRAAEEAGGDRP, encoded by the coding sequence ATGACGGGAGCCGGTCGTCGCGTCGCCGCGTCCCGGCGCGCGCCGGAGAGCTCGGCCGCGCCGGCCACCGGCACCCGCCCGGCCCGCGTCGCGGTGATCTCCGCGGCGCTGCTCGTCTTGATCCTCGCCGCGTACCCGGGCGTCCTCCGGAACGGCTTCGTCAACTACGACGATCAGGTCTACGTCACCGAGAACCCGCACGTCCAGGCGGGGCTCAACGGAGACTCCGTCGCGTGGGCCTTCACCACCACCGACCAGGCCAACTGGCACCCTCTCACCTGGCTCTCCCACATGCTCGACGTACAGCTCTACGGGCTCGACGCCGGGAAGCACCACTCGACGAGCCTGATCCTCCACGCCGCGAATGCGTTGTTGCTGTTTCTCCTCCTCGTCCGGGTGACCGGTGCTCTCTGGCGTTGCGCTTTCGTCGCCGCCCTCTTCGCGGTCCACCCTCTCCACGTCGAGTCGGTCGCCTGGATCGCGGAGAGGAAGGACGTGCTCAGCACCCTCTTCTGGCTGCTGACCCTCGCGGCCTGGCTCGGGTACCTCGGGTCGAGAACGGCCGTGCGCTACGCCCTCGTGGTGGCGCTCTACGCGGCCGCGCTGATGGCCAAGCCCATGCCGGTGACGCTCCCCTTCACACTCCTGCTCCTGGACTTCTGGCCGCTCCGCCGGCTCGCGCCTCCTCCGGGCGAGTCCCGGGAAGCGCTCCCACGGCTCCTGCTGGAGAAGGCGCCCCTCGTCTTGATGTCGGTGGCCTCCTGCGTCGTGACCTTCGCCGCCCAGCGGAGCGGCGGATCCGTCGAGACCCTGCAGGACTTCACCTTCGGCGAGCGCCTCGCGAACGCGGCGCTGGCCTACGTGTCATACCTCGGCAAGACCCTCTGGCCGGCGTCGCTGGCGGTCTTCTATCCCCACCCGCACGCGAGCCCCGCCACGTGGCCCGTGGCCGCGGCGGCGCTCGTCCTCGCGGCGGTCACGGGGATCTCGCTCCGATTGGCGTCGAGGGCTCCGTTCCTCGCGTTCGGCTGGCTCTGGTACCTGGGCACGCTGGTTCCAGTGATCGGTCTGATCCAGGTCGGCTCGCAAGCGATGGCGGATCGGTACACCTACGTTCCGCTGATCGGCATCTTCGTCGCGATCGCCTGGGGACTGTCGGAGCTCGGGAGGAGGGACCGAAGGACCCGGTACGCGATCGCCGGAGCCTGCGCCGCGTCGCTCGTCGCGCTTCTCCCCGCCACCCGCGCCCAGGTCGGTCACTGGGCCGGCAGCGAAGCGCTGTACGGGCACGCCCTGGCGGTGACTTCGGACAACTGGCTGGCTGAGGAGTACCTCGGACGAGCGCTCTTCGAGCAGGGCAAGACGGACGAGGCCATCGTCCGTTACACGGAATCCCTTCGGATCCATCCGGGGTTCGCCGGCGGTCACAACGACCTGGGGATCGCGTTCGCGCAGCAGGGACGTATCCCGGAGGCGATCGACCAGTACGACCGGGCGCTTCGACTGAGGCCGGGCTCCGCCGAGGCCCACAACAACCTGGGAGTCGCTCTCGTCCGGCAGGGCCGAGTCACCGAGGCGATCGAGCAGTACGAGCAGGCGCTCCGGCTGAATCCGGACCTCGCCGATGCTTGCGGGAACCTGGGCTACGCGCTGGACAGGGTCGGGCGGCGAAGCGAAGCGATCGCGCAGCTCGAGCGCGCCGTGCGCCTCAGGCCCGGCTCCGCGGGGACCCACCTCGGCCTGGGCAACGCCCTGGTGGGCGCGGGCCGGGTCGACGCGGCCATCGAGCAGTTCGGCGAGGCGCTGCGCTTGAAGCCGGACTCCGCCGAGGCACTCAACAATCTCGGGCTGGCCTTGACGGCGGCGAACCGGCTGTCCGAGGCGATCGAGCGATTCCGGGAGGCGCTCGGGGTCCGTCCCGATTTCGCCGAGGCCCACAACAACCTCGGCGTCGCCCTGGCCCACCTGAGCCGCAGCGCGGAGGCGCTCGAGCACTTCCGGCAGGCGGTGCGGCTCCAGCCGGAGTTCGACCAGGCTCGCGCCAATCTCAGGGCCGCGGAGGAAGCCGGCGGAGATCGCCCCTAG
- a CDS encoding class I SAM-dependent methyltransferase, which yields MVDSTQRFSGRVENYVKYRPPYPEAVLEALTADCGLTGASEIADVGSGTGILTELFLKHGNPVSAVEPNREMREAAEHLLRGYPRCRSIEGTAEATTLPARSVDFVASGQAFHWFDRAKAGEEFVRILRPGGWVVLIWNERLTTSTPFLLRYEELLLRHATDYEQVDHRRIDSAALSAFYGAAGFETRLFDNRQTFDHEGLKGRLLSSSYVPVEGHPRHEAMLAELSELFEAHQSESRVVFEYVTKLYYGRL from the coding sequence ATGGTGGATTCCACGCAGCGCTTCTCCGGGCGGGTGGAGAATTACGTCAAGTACCGGCCGCCCTACCCCGAGGCCGTCCTCGAGGCGCTCACGGCCGATTGCGGCCTCACCGGTGCCTCTGAGATCGCGGACGTCGGCTCGGGAACGGGGATCCTGACCGAGTTGTTCTTGAAGCACGGGAACCCGGTCTCCGCCGTGGAGCCGAATCGCGAGATGCGGGAGGCCGCCGAGCACCTGCTCCGCGGATACCCGCGTTGCCGCAGCATCGAAGGAACGGCGGAAGCGACGACCCTTCCGGCGCGGAGCGTGGATTTCGTTGCGTCGGGCCAGGCGTTCCATTGGTTCGATCGAGCGAAGGCCGGGGAGGAGTTCGTGAGGATCCTCCGGCCCGGCGGGTGGGTGGTGCTGATCTGGAACGAGCGGCTGACGACGTCGACGCCCTTTCTCCTCAGGTACGAGGAGCTGCTGCTCCGCCACGCGACGGACTACGAGCAGGTCGATCATCGGAGAATCGACTCCGCCGCGCTCTCCGCGTTCTACGGGGCTGCCGGCTTCGAAACGCGGCTCTTCGACAACCGGCAGACCTTCGACCACGAAGGGTTGAAGGGGAGGCTCCTGTCGTCGTCCTACGTTCCCGTCGAAGGACACCCCCGCCACGAGGCGATGCTCGCCGAGCTCTCCGAGCTCTTCGAAGCTCACCAATCGGAGAGCCGGGTCGTCTTCGAGTACGTCACGAAGCTCTACTACGGTCGCCTCTGA